The Streptomyces sp. NL15-2K genome contains a region encoding:
- a CDS encoding S53 family peptidase, with protein MRSNRARLRAGVSMAATLPMLAGALVLGIPAAHAADHPVRDLLAGTKPAWATAKADKGATSDGAQVSARVYLAGRDAAGLARYAKAVSDPSSASYGKYLSARQAQARFGASKAQVAAVRAWLTSAGLKVTGVTRHYVSVSGDVAAAEQAFGTQLHNYAKGSETYRAPSRAASAPESLNGAVLTVTGLDNAPHQASHDDQLPGPEAVFKNAGPFSSYYGSNTASTLPDAYGGKIPYAVEGYTGKQLRAAYGAGSYTGKGVRVAITDAYASPTIAYDAATYAKQHGDAAYTSGRLTQVLPKNYHHTKSCDASGWYGEETLDVEAVHAVAPAADITYVGGASCHDDDLLDSLGTIVDHHLADIVSNSWGDIEANQTPDLAAAYDQVFQYGAVEGIGFYFSSGDDGDEVASTGTKQVDTPANSAWVTAVGGTSLAVGKDDTYLWETGWGTEKAALSADGKSWVDFPGAFTSGAGGGTSRTVAEPSYQKGVVPDSLAQAYSAAGNRVVPDIAAIADPNTGFKVGQTQTFPDGSQQYSEYRLGGTSLASPVIAAVQALAQQARGGKAIGFANPEIYAKYGTKAYHDVTDNPTGSPLAVARVDYANSYDASGGLLTSARTLGQDSSLKAVKGYDDVTGVGTPAGGYVESYRRR; from the coding sequence GTGCGCTGGTGCTCGGCATACCCGCGGCGCACGCCGCCGACCACCCGGTCCGGGACCTGCTCGCCGGCACCAAACCCGCGTGGGCCACGGCCAAGGCGGACAAGGGCGCGACCTCCGACGGCGCCCAGGTCTCCGCCCGCGTCTACCTCGCCGGCCGGGACGCGGCCGGCCTCGCCAGGTACGCCAAGGCCGTGTCCGACCCGTCCTCCGCCTCGTACGGCAAGTATCTGAGCGCGCGGCAGGCGCAGGCCCGCTTCGGTGCGTCCAAGGCGCAGGTCGCCGCGGTGCGGGCCTGGCTGACCTCGGCCGGCCTGAAGGTCACCGGGGTCACGCGGCACTACGTCTCCGTCTCCGGTGACGTGGCCGCCGCCGAGCAGGCCTTCGGCACCCAGCTGCACAACTACGCCAAGGGCTCCGAGACCTACCGCGCCCCGTCCAGGGCGGCCTCCGCGCCGGAGAGCCTGAACGGCGCCGTCCTGACCGTCACCGGCCTGGACAACGCCCCGCACCAGGCGAGCCACGACGACCAACTGCCGGGGCCGGAGGCCGTGTTCAAGAACGCCGGGCCGTTCTCGTCGTACTACGGCTCGAACACCGCGAGCACGCTGCCGGACGCGTACGGCGGGAAGATCCCGTACGCCGTCGAGGGCTACACGGGCAAGCAGCTGCGGGCCGCGTACGGCGCGGGTTCGTACACGGGAAAGGGGGTACGGGTCGCCATCACCGACGCGTACGCCTCACCGACGATCGCCTATGACGCGGCCACCTACGCGAAGCAGCACGGCGACGCGGCCTACACCAGCGGCCGGCTGACCCAGGTCCTGCCCAAGAACTACCACCACACCAAGAGCTGCGACGCGTCCGGCTGGTACGGCGAGGAGACCCTCGACGTCGAGGCCGTGCACGCGGTCGCGCCCGCGGCGGACATCACCTACGTGGGTGGCGCCTCCTGCCACGACGACGACCTGCTCGACTCGCTCGGCACCATCGTCGACCACCACCTGGCCGACATCGTCTCCAACTCCTGGGGCGACATCGAGGCCAACCAGACGCCGGACCTCGCGGCCGCCTACGACCAGGTCTTCCAGTACGGCGCGGTCGAGGGCATCGGCTTCTACTTCTCCTCCGGCGACGACGGCGACGAGGTCGCCAGCACCGGAACCAAGCAGGTCGACACCCCGGCGAACTCGGCCTGGGTGACGGCGGTCGGCGGCACCTCGCTGGCGGTCGGCAAGGACGACACGTACCTGTGGGAGACCGGCTGGGGCACCGAGAAGGCCGCTCTGTCGGCCGACGGCAAGAGCTGGGTCGACTTCCCCGGCGCGTTCACCTCGGGCGCGGGCGGCGGCACCAGCAGGACGGTCGCCGAGCCCTCGTACCAGAAGGGCGTCGTCCCGGACTCGCTCGCCCAGGCCTACAGCGCCGCCGGCAACCGCGTCGTCCCGGACATCGCGGCGATCGCCGACCCGAACACCGGCTTCAAGGTCGGCCAGACGCAGACCTTCCCGGACGGGTCGCAGCAGTACAGCGAGTACCGCCTCGGCGGCACCTCGCTGGCCTCGCCGGTGATCGCGGCCGTCCAGGCCCTCGCCCAGCAGGCGCGTGGCGGCAAAGCGATCGGCTTCGCCAACCCGGAGATCTACGCCAAGTACGGCACGAAGGCGTACCACGACGTCACGGACAACCCGACGGGCTCCCCACTCGCCGTGGCACGCGTCGACTACGCCAACAGCTACGACGCGTCCGGGGGCCTGCTCACCTCCGCCCGCACCCTCGGCCAGGACAGCTCACTGAAGGCCGTGAAGGGCTACGACGACGTCACCGGCGTGGGGACACCCGCGGGCGGTTACGTGGAGTCGTACCGCCGGCGCTGA